Proteins from a single region of Lasioglossum baleicum chromosome 1, iyLasBale1, whole genome shotgun sequence:
- the Prp19 gene encoding pre-mRNA processing factor 19 translates to MALSCAISNEVPEHPVISPVSGSIFERRLIEKYVNENGVDPITGKELTIEQLIDVKTTPIVKPKPPSATSIPALLKILQDEWDAVMLHSFTLRQQLQTARQELSHALYQHDAACRVIARLTKEVTAAREALATLKPQAGIVQATTIPQPAVAVEAGGTAAQPMEQAGITEDVIQKLQERATVLTQERKRRGRSVPEDLMPQDSIRAFQTLASHPGLHSASVPGILALDIHSADTSKILTGGADKNATVFNKDTEQVVAILKGHTKKVTRVIYHPEEDIVMTASPDTTIRVWNVGTSQTTLLLKAHDAPVTGLSLHPTGDYLLSSSLDQHWAFSDIRTGRLLTKVAGQVSQPLTTAQFHPDGLIFGTGTADSQVKIWDLKEQSNVANFPGHSGPITAISFSENGYYLATAAEDSCVKLWDLRKLKNFKTLQLEESYEVKDICFDQSGTYLAVAGTDVRVYLCKQWQELKVLNDHTAAATGVRFGKHAQYIASTSMDRTLKLYGLP, encoded by the exons ATGGCGCTTTCTTGTGCAA TTTCCAATGAAGTGCCGGAGCACCCCGTGATATCACCTGTATCGGGCTCGATATTCGAGAGGCGTTTAATCGAGAAATACGTGAATGAAAATGGAGTGGACCCTATAACAGGAAAAGAATTGACCATCGAACAGCTTATCGATGTCAAAA CCACTCCGATAGTCAAGCCTAAACCGCCCAGTGCCACATCTATCCCAGCCCTATTAAAAATTCTACAAGACGAGTGGGATGCTGTGATGTTACACTCGTTTACGCTTAGACAACAGCTTCAGACAGCTAGACAAGAATTATCTCATGCGTTATATCAACACGACGCAGCTTGCCGTGTGATCGCTAGACTTACAAAAGAAGTTACTGCAGCCAGAGAAGCTTTGGCTACTCTGAAACCACAAGCTGGAATCGTACAAGCTACCACCATTCCGCAACCT GCAGTTGCAGTCGAAGCCGGTGGCACTGCAGCCCAACCAATGGAACAAGCTGGCATCACTGAGGATGTGATACAGAAACTCCAAGAAAGGGCCACAGTGCTCACTCAGGAAAGAAAACGTCGAGGACGTTCGGTTCCTGAAGATCTGATGCCACAAGATAGTATTCGTGCGTTTCAAACACTCGCATCACATCCT GGTCTTCACTCGGCCAGTGTGCCTGGCATACTAGCACTGGATATTCATAGTGCAGATACTAGTAAGATTCTAACTGGTGGTGCAGATAAAAATGCTACAGTATTTAACAAAGACACGGAGCAAGTAGTGGCTATATTGAAAGGACACACAAAGAAG GTTACAAGAGTAATCTATCACCCCGAAGAAGATATAGTAATGACCGCATCGCCCGACACTACAATAAGAGTATGGAATGTGGGCACTAGTCAAACAACCTTGTTGTTGAAGGCTCACGATGCTCCCGTAACAGGACTTTCTTTACACCCGACAGGCGATTACTTGTTGAGCTCGTCGCTGGATCAACATTGGGCATTCTCAGACATTCGTACTGGAAGATTACTAACTAAG GTTGCCGGCCAAGTTAGTCAACCTTTAACTACGGCTCAGTTCCATCCTGACGGATTGATTTTCGGCACCGGTACCGCGGACTCTCAAGTGAAGATTTGGGACTTGAAAGAACAATCGAACGTAGCTAATTTCCCCGGCCACTCGGGACCAATCACAGCAATTAGTTTCTCGGAGAATGGTTATTACCTGGCTACCGCTGCTGAGGACTCCTGCGTGAAACTTTGGGATTTGCGTAAGCTAAAGAATTTCAAAACTCTTCAGCTCGAAGAATCATACGAGGTCAAAGATATTTGCTTCGATCAAAGCGGAACATATTTAGCTGTCGCTGGAACAGACGTGAG AGTATACTTGTGTAAGCAATGGCAAGAACTGAAAGTGCTCAACGATCATACAGCTGCCGCGACCGGTGTCCGTTTTGGAAAGCATGCACAGTATATAGCATCGACTAGCATGGACAGGACATTGAAACTTTACGGATTACCTTAA
- the LOC143214294 gene encoding selenoprotein M-like, whose protein sequence is MAPAVAVIYCLALAFAVSNVDSASNYYGSARVESCGGCSLNRLPDVKDFVYKDVPTYNNVEFKHIQGADPELVLFDHSNEEIERLPLSKLTREECNNLLTSKGFNRKPAKDEI, encoded by the exons ATGGCTCCTGCGGTGGCTGTCATCTACTGTCTCGCACTTGCTTTTGCGGTTTCAAACGTCGATTCGGCGAGCAATTATTATGGATCGGCAAGGGTTGAG AGCTGCGGTGGTTGCAGTCTGAACCGTCTTCCAGACGTAAAGGATTTCGTCTACAAAGACGTGCCTACTTA CAATAATGTTGAATTCAAACACATTCAAGGCGCTGATCCAGAACTTGTGCTTTTCGACCATAGCAACGAG gaAATAGAAAGGCTACCACTGTCGAAATTGACTCGGGAAGAATGCAACAATTTGTTAACTTCTAAAGGTTTTAACAGGAAGCCAGCAAAGGATGAGATATAG